The following DNA comes from Terriglobales bacterium.
GCCGCTCGACAAGGACATCTACGATCTGGGTCCGGAGGAGCTGGCGAAAGTGCCCTCCATGCCCGGCTCGCTGGATACCGCGCTCGAAGCCCTCGAGAAGGATCATCAGTTCCTGCTCAAGGGCGATGTCTTCACCGAGGAGCTGGTGCGGACCTTCGTCGAGTACAAGCGCGCCAAGGAAGTGGACGCCATCCGTCTGCGTCCGCATCCGTACGAGTTCGCGTTGTACTACGACATATAGAACCAGCAGCTAGTGGTCAGTGGCGAGGAGCCAGACGAGCCAGGGCCCGGCGATGAGGCGGGCCCTGGCCTTTTCCAGCGGTTCGGCTCATCATGAACAAATGGGCCTTCTTCGCAGATTGCTGGAGTTCCTGCAAAGCCGTTTCCAGCCGGAAGTGCCTCCGCATGCCGATCCTCCCGACGATCCCTATGCCGACCGGTTGGTTCCTGTGCAGCGCGGCCCGGGGAGCCTGAGTGGAGCGGTAGCGCTCGAAGAGCCTGATGACGAGGACTGATCGTCCGGCCTCAAAGCCCTGCTTTCGGAGAACTGAATGAAACACCGCCTTGTGCACGCGCTGCAGAAGTACGTGCTCAACCCGCCGATCAAGCTGCTGTTTGCCCTCGGTCTGGTGCCGCCGGGGTATGCGCTACTGGAAACCACCGGTCGTCAGAGCGGGAAGCCGCGGCGCACGCCGGTGGGAGACAGCCGCATCGGCGACGAGTTCTGGATCGTCGCCGAGCACGGCATGCAGGCAGGCTATGTGCGAAACATTGCCGCGAACCCGCGAGTGCGGGTCCGAGTGCGTCAAGGGCTGCTGCTGAAGTGGCGGACAGGTACGGCGCACCTCCTTCCAGACGATGATCCCCGTGCGCGGCAGCGCTGGCTGGCACGCCAGCGGCCCAGCACGTTGCTGAACAGCCTGGCCGTCCGCGGATTCGGCACCAACCTGCTGACGGTGCGCATCGATTTGGAACCGCGTTGATGTCCCTGGCCTGGAGGCGTGCTCGAAAGTAGCAGCCATGCATCGCGCCAGCGTTCAGGGTAGAATGGCTGGCCGTGAAGGGAAAGAACGCCCAACGCATCTTCGCGATTTTTGCGGGATACCTCATCCTGCTGATGCTGGTGTGTCCTTACCTGCCCACGCCGACCGGCGTGGTGCATGACCGGGCGGGCAAGATCTTTCCCGCGCTGTTGACGGTGCCGGCCGTGGTTGCCGTGCTGCTGGCAGCGTCCGGCGGGAGCGCCCTCACCCACGTCGTCGCAGCTCCCTCGCGGCAGGCCAGCCTTCTCGACCTGACCTGCACGCGCCTCTGCTAGACCTCCGCTGACTCGGAAGTGTTGGGGCTCCGTTTTTTGCACGGAGCCTGAGCGAATCCCACTTACCGACGGAGGACTCTCGAACATGCGCCACCTGATAGTGTCTGCAGCCACCCAAGCTGCTCTTTCGCGTGTGTGCTCCAAATGCCACACCAACCAGATTGTTCCTCGGAGCCGGAAGGACGAAGCGGTGGTTTGCAAGAAGTGCGGTGCCACGATCTCGCCGAAGCGGAAGCACTAGGCGGATGGTATGACCAAACGTCGCGTTCATCCCCGGCATCCAGACGCAGGGTTGGCGCGCAACTGAGGAGAGCCCGGGCCGCCTATGCACGACATCCTGAAGGACATCGCGCTCTGCATCGTGGCTGCGACCGCCTTCGCCTTTCTGGCCAAGTGGACGCGCCAACCCTTGATCCTGGGATATGTCGCCGCGGGCGTAGTCCTGGGCCCCGCGCAAGGGTTGGGCTGGCTGTCCAGCGCGGAGGAGATTGAAACCGTCTCCGAACTCGGCCTGATCCTGTTGCTGTTCATGATCGGGTTGGAGATCGACCTGAAAAAGCTGCGGGAGTCGGGCCCCTCGGTCGGCGTTACCGGCGCGGTTCAGTTCGCTGCCTGCGTGGGGCTCGGGCTTCTCGTCATGCCCTGGCTCGGCTTTCGCCTGGGCGGGGGTGACTTCGGGGCGTTGTACATGGCGATAGCCTGCGCCTTGTCCAGCACCATGATCGTGGTCAAGCTGCTCTACGACAAGTTCGAGCTGGATACGCTGCCGGGGCGCATCACCTTAGGCATCCTCGTGATTCAGGACATCTGGGCCATCCTGTTCCTGGCGCTGCAGCCCAATCTGACCAATCCGGCGGTCGCGCCGCTGCTGCTTTCCTTGGCCAAAGGTGTGGCGCTGGTGGCCGTGGCGTTGCTCGTCAGCCGATATGTCCTGCCGGCGCTTTTTCATTCCATCGCACGCACGCCCGAACTCATGCTGATCGGGACGCTCGGGTGGTGCTTCGGTGTTGCCATGCTGGCCGCGCAGCTCGGCCTTTCACGCGAAATGGGAGCACTGATCGCGGGAATCGCCATCTCCACGTTTCCCTACAACCTGGACGTCATCGCCAAGGTCATCAGCCTGCGGGATTTCTTTATCACGCTCTTTTTCGTCACCCTGGGAGCGAAGATTCCGCGGCCCACGGCGGAGGTCGTGTTCGCAGCCGTTGCGGCGGCGGCATTTGTCGTGCTCTCGCGGTTCGTTACCATCAGCCCGGTGCTGCACCGGCTGGGCAACGGCAACCGCGCCAGCATCCTTCCGGCCATCAATCTGGCGCAGGTGAGCGAGTTTTCGCTGGTGATCGGAGCGTTAGGGGTCAGTCTGGGCCACATCACGCAGCAGACGCTCTCGGTGATCGTGTTCACGATGGTCCTGACGTCGGTGGCCTCGACCTACGGCATCCTGTACAACCATGAGCTGTTCAAGCGTTTGAATCCCATGCTGCGGCGGCTGGGAATGCGCGACCTGGATGAGACGGCTCATCCGGGCGGGGAAGCGCAGGCAAAGGAGATCGTCTTCTTGGGTTTCACAAGTTACGCCAGTTCGCTGCTCCACGATCTCCTGCAGGTCGACCCCGCTCTCGCGGAGCGAACTTGCGTTGTGGACTTCAACCCGGCGGCTAAGCGGGAACTGGACCGCCGAGGCATCCGCGCGCTGTATGGCGACGTGGCTCACCTGGACACGCTTCACCACGCGGCGATTCACGACGCGCAGGTGTTATTGAGCACCGTGCCCGACGCCATCCTCAAGGGCACCACGAACGAACGCTTGCTGCGAGCGCTTGGGGCGATCGCTCCCGAAGCGCGGGTGATTGTAACGGCGGAGACGCTGGCCCAAGCGCGCGATCTCTACCACAAGGGTGCTGCTTTCGTTTTCCTGCCGCGCCTGACCGGCGCCGCCGAACTGCGGGACGTAGTGCTGGCTGCCTTGAACGGAGAAATCGAGCCCCTGCGGCTGGCGGCGCGTGAGGCTCTGGATTTGCGCGAGGAGGTACTGCCGTAAAATGTCGGCGGCGGTTTGCACCGACAGTGGGTCGTCATCGCCCGGCTGACTTGGCATCGCCCGTTCCAGTTCCTGATGCTGCCGATTGAAGTCATCCTCGTCGCGCTGTCCGGGGTGTTCATCCTGGGTGTCCTGGCCAGCAAGGCGTCGGTGCGGCTGGGAGTTCCGGCGCTACTGTTGTTCCTGGTGATCGGCATGCTCGGCGGTTCGGAAGGGCCGGGAGGCATCGCCTTTGACGATCCCTGGCTGGCGCAGGCCCTGGGCGTCATCGCTCTGGTCTTCATTCTGTTCGCTGGAGGCCTGGACACGGACTGGCAGCGCGTGGGCCCTGTCCTGGGCCGCGGCATCGTTCTCTCCACCTTAGCGGTGCTGGCGAGCGCCCTGCTGGTCGGCCTGTTCGCCGCCTATCTGTTGAACTTCTCCCTCCTGGAAGGCTGCCTGCTGGGCGCCATCGTCTCCTCCACCGACGCCGCAGCCGTCTTCAGCGTCCTGCGCTCGCGCAGCGTGAGCTTGAAAGGACGGCTCAAGGATGTGCTTGAGCTGGAGTCAGGCAGCAACGACCCGATGGCCGTGTTCCTTACGGTCGGCATCATCAGCCTGGTGCAGAACCCTGACACGCCGCTGGTGAGCCTGGTGCTGCTGTTCCTGCGCCAGATGGCTCTCGGCGGCGTGGCCGGCTACTTGATGGGACTCGCCATAGCCTGGCTGGTGAATCACATCCGGCTGCAGTACGAGGGACTGTATCCGGTGCTGACGTTCTCTCTGGTGCTGCTGGCCTATGGCGCGACGGCTA
Coding sequences within:
- a CDS encoding nitroreductase/quinone reductase family protein yields the protein MKHRLVHALQKYVLNPPIKLLFALGLVPPGYALLETTGRQSGKPRRTPVGDSRIGDEFWIVAEHGMQAGYVRNIAANPRVRVRVRQGLLLKWRTGTAHLLPDDDPRARQRWLARQRPSTLLNSLAVRGFGTNLLTVRIDLEPR
- a CDS encoding potassium/proton antiporter, with the protein product MHRQWVVIARLTWHRPFQFLMLPIEVILVALSGVFILGVLASKASVRLGVPALLLFLVIGMLGGSEGPGGIAFDDPWLAQALGVIALVFILFAGGLDTDWQRVGPVLGRGIVLSTLAVLASALLVGLFAAYLLNFSLLEGCLLGAIVSSTDAAAVFSVLRSRSVSLKGRLKDVLELESGSNDPMAVFLTVGIISLVQNPDTPLVSLVLLFLRQMALGGVAGYLMGLAIAWLVNHIRLQYEGLYPVLTFSLVLLAYGATATVGGNGFLAVYVAGLVVGNRDIIHRRSLHMFHDGLAWLMQIAMFITLGLLVFPSRLLPVAGAGLALSFFLMLVARPVSVFSVLLFDDRMRWRHKLLVSWVGLRGAVPIILATFPLLAGMAQAELIFDLVFFIVLTSVLVQGTSIPWVARWLGLAAPLKVRREYPIEYAPTRSIKSALEEFEVQPGSRAVGKQIVEMGLPPGALIVGLNRDEEFQVPGGGTVFQPGDTLLVLAEKKVLAELRAILEPERRETE
- the glnA gene encoding glutamine synthetase (forms a homododecamer; forms glutamine from ammonia and glutamate with the conversion of ATP to ADP and phosphate; also functions in the assimilation of ammonia; highly regulated protein controlled by the addition/removal of adenylyl groups by adenylyltransferase from specific tyrosine residues; addition of adenylyl groups results in inactivation of the enzyme), whose product is PLDKDIYDLGPEELAKVPSMPGSLDTALEALEKDHQFLLKGDVFTEELVRTFVEYKRAKEVDAIRLRPHPYEFALYYDI
- a CDS encoding cation:proton antiporter produces the protein MHDILKDIALCIVAATAFAFLAKWTRQPLILGYVAAGVVLGPAQGLGWLSSAEEIETVSELGLILLLFMIGLEIDLKKLRESGPSVGVTGAVQFAACVGLGLLVMPWLGFRLGGGDFGALYMAIACALSSTMIVVKLLYDKFELDTLPGRITLGILVIQDIWAILFLALQPNLTNPAVAPLLLSLAKGVALVAVALLVSRYVLPALFHSIARTPELMLIGTLGWCFGVAMLAAQLGLSREMGALIAGIAISTFPYNLDVIAKVISLRDFFITLFFVTLGAKIPRPTAEVVFAAVAAAAFVVLSRFVTISPVLHRLGNGNRASILPAINLAQVSEFSLVIGALGVSLGHITQQTLSVIVFTMVLTSVASTYGILYNHELFKRLNPMLRRLGMRDLDETAHPGGEAQAKEIVFLGFTSYASSLLHDLLQVDPALAERTCVVDFNPAAKRELDRRGIRALYGDVAHLDTLHHAAIHDAQVLLSTVPDAILKGTTNERLLRALGAIAPEARVIVTAETLAQARDLYHKGAAFVFLPRLTGAAELRDVVLAALNGEIEPLRLAAREALDLREEVLP